A genomic region of Brevibacillus sp. JNUCC-41 contains the following coding sequences:
- the ybaK gene encoding Cys-tRNA(Pro) deacylase, protein MGASKTNAMRILDNKRIEYGMMSYDARDGKIDGITVADKIGKAPETVFKTLVTHNGPQQLYVFVIPVATELDLKKAAKAAGAKKIEMLAVKDLQKYTGYIRGGCSPIGMKRQYPTFIDESATNLPEIIVSGGKIGTQIVLKPSEFLEVTQAESVALIK, encoded by the coding sequence ATGGGAGCCAGTAAAACGAATGCAATGCGAATTCTTGATAACAAACGTATAGAGTATGGCATGATGAGTTATGATGCCCGCGATGGAAAAATCGACGGGATCACTGTTGCGGACAAGATCGGAAAAGCGCCGGAAACCGTTTTTAAAACGCTTGTTACCCATAACGGACCGCAGCAGCTTTACGTATTTGTCATCCCTGTAGCAACCGAACTGGACTTGAAAAAGGCAGCGAAGGCCGCAGGTGCAAAAAAAATTGAAATGCTTGCGGTTAAAGATCTGCAAAAATACACAGGGTACATTCGGGGAGGCTGTTCCCCGATCGGAATGAAAAGGCAATACCCGACCTTTATCGATGAAAGTGCAACAAACCTGCCTGAAATCATTGTAAGTGGAGGGAAAATCGGTACACAGATCGTATTAAAACCGTCAGAATTCCTGGAAGTCACCCAAGCGGAATCTGTAGCCCTCATAAAATAA